Proteins from one Arsenophonus apicola genomic window:
- a CDS encoding CesT family type III secretion system chaperone yields MRDEFATQLTLLYENIGLQLPINFNQIDFSIRVDGKFSVRLIEYPVGRLVLCTVLQTLNQEKILELMKFNLINHQLYQPVLAISDDRQLVIWQGFTDMVFSEKNLIGRFDEFVQFSELMLEIIA; encoded by the coding sequence ATGAGAGATGAATTTGCGACTCAATTAACATTACTGTATGAAAATATTGGACTGCAATTACCAATAAATTTTAATCAAATTGATTTTTCCATCAGAGTCGATGGAAAATTTTCTGTTAGATTAATTGAGTACCCGGTGGGTAGATTGGTTTTATGCACTGTATTACAAACTCTCAATCAAGAAAAAATTCTTGAGTTGATGAAATTTAATTTAATAAATCATCAACTCTATCAACCCGTATTAGCAATAAGTGATGATAGACAGTTAGTTATTTGGCAAGGATTTACTGATATGGTTTTTTCTGAAAAAAACTTAATCGGCCGGTTTGATGAGTTTGTTCAATTTTCTGAATTAATGCTAGAAATCATAGCATAA
- a CDS encoding pentapeptide repeat-containing protein, producing the protein MFKIFKNENILISPIEPDLISEEQPKVKKDLAILSEKLTLDSGLGDRQDLQNKKLASLLEKLQIREAGDCFELVEIDLTGMELPAEIDLSNVNLMHSKLVAVKMINADLQHSNLSSADLSKIDLRNAKLNNAILKWTILTDANIANADLQDIDLMNANLKYCNLAMANLSRAHLQYADLMRAKLKGANLSQAFLLCSIMQRADLTAANMLNAEMSNTDLTEANLTNANLEQARGVSSILTNAKLIGADLTRAHFRSAKMQNVDFTNASLIKTDLCGADLTNANLTDANLKNANLTNVKLTNSNLSGATISLQSFINLDLQSIILHKAINLSIE; encoded by the coding sequence ATGTTTAAGATCTTTAAAAACGAAAATATTTTAATTTCCCCCATAGAGCCCGACCTTATTAGCGAAGAACAGCCTAAAGTAAAAAAGGACTTGGCAATTTTAAGCGAAAAATTAACTTTAGATAGTGGTTTAGGTGATAGGCAAGATTTGCAAAATAAAAAATTAGCTAGCTTACTGGAGAAATTACAAATCAGAGAAGCGGGTGATTGCTTTGAGTTAGTTGAAATTGATTTGACGGGTATGGAATTACCCGCAGAGATTGATCTTAGTAACGTTAATTTAATGCACAGTAAATTAGTGGCGGTTAAGATGATTAATGCTGATTTACAACATAGTAATTTGTCTAGCGCGGATTTGAGCAAAATAGATTTAAGGAATGCCAAATTAAATAATGCCATTTTGAAGTGGACGATTTTAACAGATGCGAATATCGCTAATGCGGATTTGCAAGACATAGATCTCATGAATGCTAATTTAAAATATTGCAATTTGGCAATGGCTAATTTGAGCAGAGCTCATCTACAGTATGCTGATTTAATGAGAGCTAAGTTGAAGGGAGCAAATTTATCGCAAGCATTTTTATTGTGTAGCATTATGCAACGTGCTGATTTAACTGCCGCAAATATGTTAAATGCTGAGATGTCCAATACAGATTTAACGGAGGCTAATTTGACTAACGCTAATTTAGAACAGGCCAGGGGGGTAAGTTCAATATTAACTAATGCTAAATTAATAGGTGCAGACTTAACGCGAGCTCATTTTCGTAGCGCTAAGATGCAAAATGTAGATTTTACCAATGCCAGTTTAATTAAGACCGATTTATGTGGCGCAGATTTAACTAATGCAAATCTCACGGATGCAAATTTAAAAAATGCTAATCTAACCAATGTTAAACTCACTAACAGCAATTTAAGTGGTGCGACAATATCTTTGCAATCGTTTATTAACTTAGATCTCCAGTCGATTATTTTGCATAAAGCCATTAATTTATCGATTGAGTAA
- a CDS encoding bifunctional acetate--CoA ligase family protein/GNAT family N-acetyltransferase, producing MSQRGLDALLRPKSIAVIGASEKPERAGSVIIKNLLSSGFTGPILPVTPNKNAVMGILTYPTIDKLPFSPDLAVICTNSDRNLACLKQLGKMGCKAAIILSSPPSQFVKLKALTQQYNIRLLGPNSLGILAPWQQLNASFSPIPILKGKLAFISQSAAVSNIILDWAQQRKIGFSYFIALGNSLDIDIDDLLDFLARDNKTSAILLYIEHIQQARRFLSAARSASRNKPILVVKSGRTQQAQYLLGEVQSFDAAYDAAIQRAGLLRVQDTHEMFSAVETLSHMSPLKGDRLSIISNGNGPAAMALDELFRRKGKLAKLNTNTQQKIQAIFPNLHSNQNPINIGDDATIECYIKILNIMLDSQDHDAILLIHSPSTIAPSLFTAERIIHTIQSHPRGKWLTILTNWCGEYSSQDARKRFSETSIPTYRTPEGAITAYMHMVEYRRNQKQLTETPALPIGLTANTTKAHALIQKALKKGITQLDTHEVEPILRAYGLKILPTWIAHNSDQAIAIAEKIGYPVALKLRSADIPHKSDIQGVMLYLRNAKEVADASQGIFDRAAQHFPNAMIQGLLVQSMANKAGSLELKIAIEQDPIFGPLILLGDGDIEWQPETHAAVALPPLNMTLARYLVIQAIKNQKIKSTNSSHQLNIDGLCQLLVRVSNLLIDCPQIVRLNIHPLLAFEDEFTLLDVAMELCPIVGDPKARLAIRPYPNELEEIISLKNGIKCLLRPILPEDEHLLKDFITQVTKEDLYYRYFSEISEFTPDDLANMTQIDYDREMAFIAIKKNSEIIGVVRVVEDPDNQQAEFAVLVRSDMKGNTLGYQLMDKIIRYSRSRGTQRLTAITMPENKKMLQLAQKLGFNLDLQFEDSIVNLDLAL from the coding sequence ATGAGCCAGCGTGGACTCGACGCATTATTGCGACCTAAATCCATTGCAGTTATTGGTGCCTCAGAAAAACCAGAACGAGCAGGATCTGTGATTATCAAGAATCTACTTTCTAGTGGCTTTACAGGCCCGATCCTGCCGGTTACACCAAATAAAAATGCGGTAATGGGAATACTCACCTATCCTACAATTGATAAATTACCATTTTCACCAGATTTAGCGGTTATCTGCACAAATTCAGATAGAAATTTAGCTTGTCTAAAACAACTGGGTAAAATGGGTTGTAAAGCGGCCATTATCCTCTCGTCGCCACCTTCTCAGTTTGTGAAACTTAAAGCATTAACACAGCAGTACAATATAAGATTATTGGGGCCCAATAGTTTGGGGATCCTAGCCCCCTGGCAACAACTAAACGCCAGCTTTTCACCAATTCCAATCTTAAAAGGCAAACTAGCTTTTATTTCTCAATCTGCTGCAGTTTCAAATATTATTCTGGACTGGGCACAACAGCGTAAAATTGGCTTTTCTTACTTTATTGCGCTGGGAAATAGTTTGGATATTGATATCGATGATCTACTTGATTTTCTGGCTAGAGATAATAAAACCAGCGCCATATTACTTTATATAGAACATATTCAGCAGGCGCGAAGATTCCTTTCAGCTGCTCGCAGTGCATCACGTAATAAACCGATTCTAGTTGTTAAAAGCGGACGTACTCAACAAGCACAATATTTACTAGGTGAAGTCCAAAGCTTTGATGCTGCTTATGACGCAGCTATTCAACGAGCGGGATTACTTCGAGTGCAAGATACCCATGAAATGTTTTCCGCAGTAGAAACATTAAGTCACATGTCTCCTTTAAAGGGGGACAGGCTCTCTATTATTAGTAATGGTAACGGGCCCGCCGCAATGGCCCTCGATGAGCTTTTTCGGCGCAAAGGAAAGCTGGCAAAACTGAATACTAATACGCAACAAAAAATTCAAGCCATTTTTCCCAATCTTCACTCAAATCAAAATCCAATTAATATCGGTGATGATGCAACCATAGAATGCTACATCAAAATCCTTAATATTATGTTAGATAGCCAGGATCATGATGCTATATTACTTATTCATTCGCCTAGTACTATTGCCCCCAGTTTATTTACCGCTGAGAGGATCATTCACACCATTCAATCACATCCCCGCGGTAAATGGTTAACTATATTAACTAACTGGTGTGGCGAATATTCATCCCAAGATGCCCGTAAACGTTTTAGTGAAACGAGTATTCCAACTTATCGAACACCGGAAGGCGCCATTACTGCTTATATGCATATGGTAGAATATCGCCGTAACCAAAAACAATTGACAGAAACACCGGCATTACCTATTGGATTAACCGCTAACACAACAAAAGCCCATGCATTAATTCAAAAAGCATTAAAAAAAGGGATAACCCAGCTTGATACGCATGAGGTGGAACCTATTTTACGCGCCTATGGCTTAAAAATATTACCCACATGGATAGCCCATAATAGTGATCAGGCAATCGCTATCGCTGAAAAAATTGGCTATCCGGTTGCTTTAAAATTACGCTCGGCAGATATTCCTCACAAATCTGATATTCAAGGCGTTATGCTTTATTTACGCAATGCCAAAGAAGTGGCAGATGCTAGCCAGGGAATTTTTGATCGCGCCGCTCAACACTTCCCTAACGCCATGATTCAAGGCCTATTAGTACAAAGTATGGCAAATAAAGCAGGTTCTCTCGAGTTAAAAATAGCAATTGAACAAGATCCCATTTTTGGTCCTTTGATCTTATTAGGTGATGGTGATATTGAATGGCAGCCAGAAACCCATGCTGCGGTAGCGCTCCCCCCTCTCAACATGACATTAGCCAGATATCTAGTTATTCAAGCAATTAAAAATCAAAAAATAAAATCAACAAATTCATCCCATCAACTAAATATTGATGGTCTTTGCCAATTACTCGTCCGTGTTTCAAACTTACTGATAGATTGTCCGCAGATTGTACGACTAAATATTCATCCCCTGCTGGCTTTTGAGGATGAATTCACTTTACTGGATGTTGCAATGGAACTCTGCCCTATTGTTGGTGATCCTAAGGCAAGATTAGCAATTAGACCTTATCCTAATGAATTAGAAGAAATTATTTCTCTTAAAAATGGCATAAAGTGTCTACTTAGACCTATCCTACCGGAAGATGAACATCTACTTAAAGATTTTATTACTCAGGTAACCAAAGAAGATCTTTATTATCGTTATTTTAGTGAAATTAGCGAATTTACCCCTGATGACTTAGCAAATATGACCCAAATCGACTATGACCGCGAAATGGCTTTTATTGCGATTAAAAAAAATTCCGAGATCATTGGCGTAGTTCGCGTAGTAGAGGATCCTGACAATCAGCAAGCAGAATTTGCCGTTTTAGTCCGTTCTGATATGAAAGGTAATACACTTGGATATCAACTAATGGATAAAATTATCAGATATAGCCGTAGCCGAGGTACTCAGC